Proteins from a single region of Brevinematia bacterium:
- a CDS encoding lysophospholipid acyltransferase family protein, with translation VPNLRESAFRNAKVVYGEVDEKVVRILEKSFENIGIFVTDAFFLNSINGNNFNEFVEFEDFENVREALEYGRGVIVVTGHFGNWEFLAGVPACLGLVKLAVVMNKQVNPLTERLIVTMRRKANMKTIYNQPEEVKKIISFLKSGGIVGMVVDQAYYFDPIYVEFFDKEAPTARGPAVLHLKLGSPIVMARSIFMNDGRYKLKFYKPLVFNLPYNDESVRKIMRYINEVFESWIREDPTQWFSWTHPRWDVEGIVVRKKTS, from the coding sequence GTTCCTAATTTAAGAGAGTCTGCTTTTAGGAATGCAAAGGTGGTTTATGGGGAGGTGGACGAAAAGGTTGTGAGGATACTTGAGAAGTCGTTTGAGAATATTGGTATTTTTGTAACTGATGCTTTTTTCCTGAATTCTATAAATGGGAATAACTTTAATGAGTTTGTTGAGTTTGAGGATTTTGAAAATGTTAGGGAAGCTTTAGAGTACGGTAGAGGTGTAATAGTAGTAACAGGTCATTTTGGAAACTGGGAGTTTTTAGCAGGTGTGCCTGCTTGCCTAGGGTTGGTAAAACTTGCGGTTGTCATGAATAAACAGGTAAATCCACTAACTGAACGGTTGATTGTGACTATGCGTAGGAAAGCAAATATGAAAACTATCTATAATCAGCCTGAAGAGGTGAAGAAGATAATTTCGTTTCTAAAGAGTGGAGGAATAGTTGGAATGGTAGTAGACCAAGCTTACTACTTTGACCCGATATATGTTGAGTTTTTTGATAAAGAAGCTCCGACTGCTAGAGGTCCTGCTGTATTGCATCTGAAGCTGGGATCGCCAATCGTGATGGCAAGGAGTATTTTTATGAATGATGGAAGATATAAACTTAAGTTCTATAAACCTTTAGTTTTCAATCTACCATACAACGATGAGAGTGTAAGGAAGATTATGAGGTATATTAACGAGGTTTTTGAAAGTTGGATAAGGGAGGATCCGACACAGTGGTTTTCTTGGACTCACCCGAGATGGGATGTTGAAGGAATAGTGGTAAGAAAGAAGACATCCTAG
- a CDS encoding efflux RND transporter permease subunit: MWGLLRALLNNIPAVIVIFVAVIVLGGVALVRLPVDLFPDIEVPVVAVRIEYRGASPEDVEKNVARIVEGQFLTISGVKNVVTRCFEESVFFLVEFNYGVNIDLVANDIREKLDLVSGILPEEVGRPQILKFDPSNLPIMNIAITGLEDLSALRELADNNIARKIYQVDGVANVSVEGGYSKKVFVELDPKRMNSFAISPSDVVRSLASENQSYPAGYVMDGYRKVNLRFSSEFRDTMDIEKVIVGVRGRYAVKVEDIADVSFSEDRENAPIVKVNGRNGVILSVSKKSGSSTVFVSEGVKRKIEELRTLYPNLEFIVISDQGSFIVESLNNVRNNALNGAILAVLVVLLFLAKLKETILIGIAIPFSLILSFVFMYFLDISLNVVSLAGLALGVGMMVDNSIVVLESIYLRLRQGKSLFDSAFEGTKEVGLAILASTLTTVVVFAPVIFSQGLASQIFRDLSLTISISIFSSLFVALFIVPPLASRHWGLIEKWDKGIQSSHFLVLFSNWVERVRDGVYERLLTGVLDLKKTVLVFTIVFVILGVLSFLFVGKELLPVIDSGDIDLRVTLPPGTHKEVTAKYGKRIEEFLLRDENVKYFYYTIGSGGIARFVGRGGDNRINVVIKLKEKEKRKMTSEEFAVRLRKFLSYIPGRYNVITSGSIRLPGGGGANVDIKLFGDDIDKLEQLAKRIQEVGSKVNGVQEINTTFDEQLQEYALLFDRTKLGFYGISSAILGNIIKTSFYPSTVSFFRKDGKQYDVVVQLKEEERKHLEDVLLKYVPTATGIVPLVDLIEVSNTTSPRVIVRENNNRQVSLNIVGFGVAQDKLVQGLADAIRREVYIPPEVIIDYGGSFKELQNTFRDLLLVFALAFTLVYTVMVILFKSFKSPFIILFTIPYGTFAVLIVFFMLGMKINIISGIGLVLLLGIVVNNGIVMVDYMDQLLARGFRLREAVVEGAKRRFRPVLMTALTTIIGVLPLALGIGASSELFQPLGLVVLIGLTLGTFFTLFIIPVMFEYFNRKRFA; encoded by the coding sequence ATGTGGGGGCTTCTCAGGGCTCTTTTGAACAACATACCTGCGGTGATAGTTATATTTGTTGCGGTTATAGTTTTGGGGGGTGTGGCTTTAGTTAGGTTGCCGGTGGATCTGTTTCCTGATATAGAGGTGCCGGTGGTTGCTGTTAGGATTGAGTATAGGGGGGCGTCTCCGGAAGATGTTGAGAAGAATGTTGCTAGAATTGTTGAGGGACAGTTTTTGACTATAAGTGGGGTTAAGAATGTAGTTACTAGGTGTTTTGAGGAATCTGTTTTTTTTCTAGTTGAGTTTAATTATGGAGTCAATATTGATCTTGTTGCAAATGATATCAGGGAGAAGTTGGATCTGGTTTCAGGGATATTACCTGAAGAGGTGGGAAGACCTCAAATTCTTAAGTTTGATCCTAGTAATTTACCAATAATGAATATAGCGATAACTGGACTTGAGGATCTTTCGGCGCTTAGAGAGCTTGCAGATAACAACATTGCGAGGAAGATATACCAAGTTGATGGTGTTGCAAATGTATCGGTGGAAGGAGGATATAGCAAAAAGGTTTTTGTAGAGCTTGATCCTAAGAGAATGAACTCTTTTGCTATCTCTCCTTCGGATGTGGTGAGATCATTAGCAAGTGAAAATCAGAGTTATCCTGCTGGGTATGTAATGGATGGATATAGGAAGGTAAATCTGAGGTTTAGTAGTGAGTTTAGAGATACTATGGATATAGAGAAGGTGATTGTTGGAGTAAGAGGTAGATATGCAGTTAAGGTTGAGGATATTGCGGATGTTTCGTTTAGTGAGGATAGAGAGAATGCTCCAATAGTCAAGGTAAACGGCAGGAATGGGGTAATTCTTTCCGTTAGCAAAAAGTCAGGAAGTAGCACTGTGTTTGTTTCGGAAGGAGTTAAGAGGAAAATAGAAGAGCTTAGAACTCTGTATCCAAACTTAGAGTTTATCGTAATAAGTGACCAAGGTTCTTTTATCGTTGAGTCTCTAAACAATGTCAGAAATAATGCTCTAAACGGTGCTATACTTGCGGTATTGGTTGTTCTTCTTTTCCTTGCTAAGCTTAAAGAGACCATTCTTATTGGTATTGCAATTCCATTCTCTCTTATTCTCTCATTTGTTTTTATGTATTTTCTAGACATTTCTCTAAATGTTGTCTCGCTAGCAGGTCTTGCTTTAGGAGTTGGAATGATGGTGGATAACTCAATAGTGGTTCTAGAGAGTATATACTTACGGCTTAGGCAGGGTAAGAGTTTGTTTGATTCTGCGTTTGAAGGGACGAAAGAGGTAGGACTGGCAATTCTTGCTTCTACCTTGACTACTGTGGTAGTATTTGCTCCAGTTATTTTCTCGCAGGGGTTAGCTTCACAGATTTTTAGAGATCTATCTCTGACTATAAGTATATCAATCTTTTCATCTCTTTTTGTTGCATTATTTATTGTCCCACCTCTTGCCTCAAGACACTGGGGTTTGATTGAAAAGTGGGACAAAGGTATTCAGTCAAGCCACTTTCTTGTTTTGTTTTCAAATTGGGTGGAGAGGGTAAGAGACGGAGTCTATGAGAGGTTACTTACTGGAGTGCTTGATTTGAAAAAGACAGTGTTAGTATTTACTATAGTGTTTGTGATTTTAGGGGTTTTGTCTTTTCTTTTTGTTGGTAAAGAGTTGTTGCCTGTAATAGATAGTGGTGACATAGATCTTAGGGTTACTTTACCTCCGGGGACACATAAAGAAGTTACCGCTAAGTATGGGAAAAGGATAGAGGAGTTTCTTCTTAGAGATGAGAATGTGAAATACTTTTATTACACAATAGGAAGTGGTGGGATTGCTAGGTTTGTTGGAAGAGGTGGTGATAACAGGATAAATGTTGTGATAAAGCTTAAGGAGAAAGAAAAAAGGAAAATGACCTCTGAGGAATTTGCAGTTAGGTTAAGAAAGTTTTTGAGTTATATACCCGGGAGATACAACGTGATCACCTCTGGAAGTATTAGACTTCCTGGAGGGGGTGGAGCTAATGTTGACATAAAGCTTTTCGGTGATGATATAGATAAACTTGAACAGCTGGCTAAAAGAATTCAGGAGGTTGGGAGTAAGGTAAATGGTGTTCAAGAGATAAACACAACTTTTGATGAGCAACTTCAAGAGTATGCTCTACTGTTTGATAGGACAAAATTAGGTTTTTACGGAATATCAAGTGCGATACTGGGTAACATCATAAAAACGAGTTTTTATCCCTCAACAGTATCCTTTTTCAGAAAAGATGGAAAGCAGTATGATGTTGTTGTTCAGCTTAAAGAGGAAGAAAGGAAACATCTAGAGGATGTTCTTCTTAAGTATGTTCCTACTGCAACTGGTATAGTTCCACTGGTTGATCTGATAGAAGTCTCAAATACGACATCTCCTAGAGTTATAGTGAGGGAGAATAATAACAGACAGGTATCGTTGAATATTGTTGGGTTTGGAGTGGCTCAGGATAAGCTTGTTCAGGGGCTTGCGGATGCAATAAGAAGGGAAGTGTATATTCCTCCGGAAGTGATAATAGATTACGGAGGTAGTTTCAAGGAACTGCAGAATACTTTTAGGGATCTGTTGTTGGTTTTTGCTCTTGCCTTTACTTTGGTCTATACTGTGATGGTAATTCTATTCAAGTCTTTCAAGTCTCCTTTCATAATACTCTTTACTATACCCTACGGAACGTTTGCAGTGTTGATCGTTTTCTTTATGCTTGGTATGAAGATCAACATAATATCTGGTATAGGCTTGGTTCTGCTCTTAGGGATAGTTGTTAACAACGGTATTGTTATGGTTGACTATATGGATCAACTTCTAGCGAGAGGGTTTAGGCTTAGAGAGGCTGTAGTTGAAGGAGCAAAAAGAAGATTTAGACCAGTTCTTATGACTGCCTTGACAACAATTATTGGTGTGTTACCACTTGCGCTGGGAATAGGAGCAAGTTCTGAGCTATTTCAACCCCTGGGGCTAGTTGTTTTGATAGGACTGACGCTGGGAACTTTCTTTACTCTATTTATTATACCTGTCATGTTTGAGTATTTCAACAGAAAAAGGTTTGCATAG